AAGGCGGTTGCGCTTGCTCTGTCTCTGGTAGAGCCAACCGAGCGTACGCTCTAGCGACCAGAAGAACACGATCGCTACGGCGGATCCGATCAGCGCGCTTGCGGAGTGTTCGACTCCCCACGGCAGCGTGCCTAGTGCCATCAGCAACGCCAGTACAATACTGGCGCGGTACACGCCGACAATCAACCTCGAACGCACGTACGACGGGATCGAAGATTCCGCTGCCGAATCAGGCTTCGCCGTCGGTTCCATCGTCGGAGTCTTCCCGACCCTTGGAAGCCCCACGCTCACGGCTGACTTGGTTCAAACGCTGGATCGTGCGCGAAAGTTCGACGCCTCCGGCGGCGATTCCCAGCGCCAACCCGAGCAGCAATCCGACATCCTCGTGGCCGAACCGCTTGCCCAGCCACCATCCGCCGAACACGGGCAACAGAACGCACAACCCCAGCGTCAAGCCCAGCGACGTGAGCTCGCCCACGCTCGCCCAGAACTCGCCCTGCTTCTGCATGGGAGCACCTGACGACTCAGGCGCGTGCTAGTGCAAGACCGACGCAGTCGCTGCCGAAGCCGCGCCGAGATCGACCGCGCCCATCAACCCGCCGGGCGCTACACCGCCGATGACGACTCCCGCCAACGCGATCAGCAGCGCGACGACCAGCAATCCTTGCGGCAGCGTCACCGGGCTCGCCGCAGGCGCTCCATGGGGCGCATCCGCCATATACAGGCGCACGATGACGCCGAGATAGAAGAACGCGGACACGACGCTGTTCAGGACCCCAGCGATGACCAGCCATCCCAGTCCCGCGTGCCAGGCGTCGCGGAAGATGAGGAACTTGCCGAGGAACCCCGCCATCGGCGGGAACCCAGCCAGCGACAGCATGAACACACTCAGGACGACCCCCAGGAAGGGCTTACGGAACCCCATCCCGTTGTAGTCGTCCAGGTTCAGACGCTCGCCCTCGGACGAACCCGCTAGGATGAGCGTGCCGAACGCGCCGATGCTCATCAGCGAGTAGACCAGCAGGTAGAACACGCCGCTTTGCGCGCCCGATTCCCCCGCCGCGAACGCGACGAGCACGTACCCGGCGTGCGCGATACTCGAATAGGCGAGCATCCGCTTCACGTTCTTCTGCGTCAGGGCGACGAGGTTCCCAACGCTCATCGTCAGGACGGCAAGGACGGCGAAGATCGTCGACGCCTCGCCCGCCAGCGGCGAGCCGGGAGCGACGAACAGCCGCGCAATCGCCGCGAAAGCCGCGACTTTCGGACTCGATGCGAAGAACGCCGTCACGGGCGTCGGCGCGCCCTGGTAGACATCGGGAGCCCACTGATGGAAGGGAACCGCCGCCACCTTGAACGCCAACCCCACGACCAGGAGCACGACGCCCACGCCGAGGAGCCCCGACCCACCCACCCCGCCAGCAATGTCTCGCAGGTTCGTGGAACCCGTCGCGCCGTAGATGAGCGCAATCCCGTAGAGGAAGAACCCGCTCGAAAACGCTCCGAGGAGGAAGTACTTGAGCGACGACTCGCTCGACTCGCGGTTCCGCCGGAACCCCGCCAGGACGTAGAGAGGCAGCGACATCAGCTCCAAGCCGAGGAAGATGACGATGAGGTCGTTGCCGCCCGCCATCAGGATCATCCCGACCAGCGACGTGAGCAGGAGGATGTAGTACTCCCCGCGCACGCCGTTGTGGCGCTCCAGATACGCCATCGACAGCAGGATCGCCAGCGCTGCCCCGATGAGGAAGATCAGCGTGAAGACGTGCGTGTAGCCGTCGGCGAGGAAGACCGGCAGCGCCGATCCGATCCGGTCGCGCGCGCCGAATGACAGCGCCACGCCTCGCGCCGGGCTCGCGAGCTCCAACCCGAGCGCCGTGACCGTCCCGATCAGGGCGATCCATGCGGTCGTCTGGGCCCACCGCTTGGACGAGCCCATGTCGAACAGAACGGTGAGCGTGGCGGTTCCCAGCAGTACGAGGCTCGCGGAGAGCGCTCCCCAATCGAAATCGACCATGCGTCTAGGTACCTCAACCACTCTCGTTCGTCAACGGCGGATCATGGCTCGCTGAGCGGACGTTACCTGAAGAAGACGAACGTGATGATGATGAACAGCGGAATCAGGATGCCGCCCGACCACGCCATGTAGCCGAAGAACGAGGGCATCTTCACGTGATTCTCTTCTGCGATGGAGCGCACCATGAAGTTCGGCGCGTTGCCGATGTAGGTGTTGGCTCCCATGAACACCGCTCCGACGGCGATCGCCTTGAGGTAGCTCTCGAACAGCTCGAGGTTGTGGGTGAGCTCCTGGAGAGCCGCTGGGTTGCTCAGGTCTCCGCCCGCGACCGCGACGTAGTGCGGCAGTTGGTGCGCGTGATCCTTGAAGAGCTGCGCGATGAACGCCGGATCGGGGGTCGAGATGCCCATGATCGGCAGCGGGTAATGGTACAGGAACGCGCTGACAGCATCCTCGTGCAGGTGGAGCTTGCCGAGCGCCGTGTTGAAGTAGGTCAGGTACGTCGGCGCGTTGTCGAGGAAACTCGACAGGATCCCGGTGAACCAGAAGTAGGCAGGTTCGCTGTCCGCTCGGACGATGAGCGCCTTCAGCGCGCCTTCTTCGCCGGCTTTGAGGATCGCCAGCGCGGGGATGATCGTCATGAAGATGCCCGCGAACAGGTAGGCGACCTCTCGGATCGGTTCCCAGGTGAAGCCGTTCTCCTCACGGAGCCGCTGCTTCGTCGAGAGGTACGCCAAGACCGCCATCAGGATGATGATGCCGTCGCGCGTCAGTCCAGAGATGTCCGCGTGGACGCCTGCGATGTTGACATCGCCGGACTTCCACAGACCGCTGAGCAGCACGCCGCCGATGATTCCCAGCAGGAACAGGAAGTTGTGCGCCCCCGCGATGCTGATGGGAACCGCCTCGGCGCGCTCCTCGGCGAGCTCCTGCTCGGCGGGCTCGCGCTTGAGCATCATGGTGTCGAGGAAGTAGAACAGGATGAGCAGCAGGATCGCGGAGAAACCCATCTCCGGCAGCAACGACAGCGTCCACTGGAACGGTACGCCGTGCAGGAATCCGAGGAACAGCGGCGGATCGCCCAGCGGCGTCAGCGAGCCGCCCATGTTGCTGACGAGGAAGATGAAGAAGATGACGATGTGCGCCTTGCGCTCGCGGTGCGCGTTCGCGCGAAGGAGCGGGCGGATCAGCAGCATGGACGAGCCGGTCGTGCCGATCATCGAGGACATGATCGTCCCGACGAGGATGAAGAGCACGTTGACCACGGGCGTTCCGACCAGCGTACCGCGGAGCACGATCCCGCCTGACACCGTGAACAACCCCGCCAGCAAGATGATGAACGGGATGTAGTCGACGATGTAGATGTGCAGGATCTCGTAGAGCGCCTGGCCCTTGTAGATAAACAGGAACGGGATCGCAAAGACGGCAGCCCAGAAGGCTGCAACCTTCGGGTAGTTGTGATGCCAGAAGTGCATCGCCAGCAGCGGGAAGAGCGCGATGGACAACAGAATCCCGGCGAACGGGATGACGCTCCACAGCGGCAGTTCCGTCCCGATGTTGTGCCCGTCGCCGTGTCCTTCCGCAGCCGCGTGGGCATCGGCAGCGGGAGCGTGTGCGTCAGCGGCAGATTCCGTGGCGGCGTGATCGTCCTGCGCCAAGAGGGTCACTGGGCCCGCAGACAGCAGGAGCGTGCAACAGATGGCGATGAGAGTCGCCCAGCGAGGTGCGCTCAACGACCGGCGGATCATTCGTGGTTTCCTCCACCTTCCGGAGAAGTGTGGCTGTCTTCGGGCTCGGGTATCAGCATCGGAGCAGCGTGCGCGGCGACCTCCCGCGTCGCGCCAGCCTTGCGCAGGGAACCGATCGCATCCTCAGCGTTCATCAGCGCCAAGAACGGCTTGGGAAAGAAGCCGATCACGAACGCCATCAGGACGATCGGTAAGAGTACTATAATCTCGCGGAACGACAAATCGCGCAAGCTCTCGTTCTCGGGATGGACGACCTTCCCGAAGAAGACCCGCTGCACCATCCAGAGCATGTAGACAGCCGCCAGGATCACGCCCGTCGCCGCCAGAACGGCGAACCACGCGCGACCCTCAGTCATGAAGGTTCCCAGCAGGATGAGGAACTCGCCCACGAAGCCGTTCAAGCCGGGCAGTCCGATGGAGCTCAGCGTGACGATGATGAAGAATGCCGCGTACGCCGGCATCGGCTTGGCGAGTCCGCCGAAGTCGGCGATGGTGCGCGTGTGCCGCCGTTCGTAGATCATCCCGACCAAGAGGAACAGCGCTCCCGTGCTCAGCCCGTGGTTCACCATCTGGAGAACCGCGCCCTGAACGCCGATGTCGTTGCCGGAGAACAGTCCCAGCACGACGAATCCGAGGTGGCTCACACTCGAGTAGGCGACCAGCTTCTTCATGTCCGGCTGGACCATCGCCACGAGCGCCCCGTAGATGATCCCGATGACGGCGAGAACCGACACCGTCGGCGCGTAGAAGAGGGCGGCTTCAGGAAAGAGCGGCAGGCAGAAGCGGATGATGCCGTAGGTTCCCATCTTCAGCAGCACGCCCGCCAGGATGACGGAGCCAGCGGTCGGAGCCTGGACGTGCGCGTCCGGAAGCCAGGTGTGGAACGGAAAGAGCGGAACCTTGATCGCGAACGCGA
This is a stretch of genomic DNA from Candidatus Poribacteria bacterium. It encodes these proteins:
- a CDS encoding NADH-quinone oxidoreductase subunit N, with amino-acid sequence MVDFDWGALSASLVLLGTATLTVLFDMGSSKRWAQTTAWIALIGTVTALGLELASPARGVALSFGARDRIGSALPVFLADGYTHVFTLIFLIGAALAILLSMAYLERHNGVRGEYYILLLTSLVGMILMAGGNDLIVIFLGLELMSLPLYVLAGFRRNRESSESSLKYFLLGAFSSGFFLYGIALIYGATGSTNLRDIAGGVGGSGLLGVGVVLLVVGLAFKVAAVPFHQWAPDVYQGAPTPVTAFFASSPKVAAFAAIARLFVAPGSPLAGEASTIFAVLAVLTMSVGNLVALTQKNVKRMLAYSSIAHAGYVLVAFAAGESGAQSGVFYLLVYSLMSIGAFGTLILAGSSEGERLNLDDYNGMGFRKPFLGVVLSVFMLSLAGFPPMAGFLGKFLIFRDAWHAGLGWLVIAGVLNSVVSAFFYLGVIVRLYMADAPHGAPAASPVTLPQGLLVVALLIALAGVVIGGVAPGGLMGAVDLGAASAATASVLH
- a CDS encoding NADH-quinone oxidoreductase subunit M is translated as MILTWTVFLPLVGAALIAVAGALARNVSDRALRDSALKVGALAVSLLAFLLSLPFALDFAATEREVVADWIPAIGSSFHLRLDGISVWLFVLTTFLTPICILASWNSIAVQDDADADHRVPTEKGVAGFLASLLVLETAMLGTFVAYDLLLFFVFWELMLIPMYFLIGVWGSPGVRSTFLFGKIKERVYATLKFVLYTMAGSALMLVGILWLRLSVGTFDLADITRHAATIGFARSAQFWLFWAFFVAFAIKVPLFPFHTWLPDAHVQAPTAGSVILAGVLLKMGTYGIIRFCLPLFPEAALFYAPTVSVLAVIGIIYGALVAMVQPDMKKLVAYSSVSHLGFVVLGLFSGNDIGVQGAVLQMVNHGLSTGALFLLVGMIYERRHTRTIADFGGLAKPMPAYAAFFIIVTLSSIGLPGLNGFVGEFLILLGTFMTEGRAWFAVLAATGVILAAVYMLWMVQRVFFGKVVHPENESLRDLSFREIIVLLPIVLMAFVIGFFPKPFLALMNAEDAIGSLRKAGATREVAAHAAPMLIPEPEDSHTSPEGGGNHE